One segment of Drosophila mauritiana strain mau12 chromosome 3R, ASM438214v1, whole genome shotgun sequence DNA contains the following:
- the LOC117144652 gene encoding tubulin beta chain, translated as MREIVHLQAGQCGNQIGSKFWEIISDEHGIDPNGYYHGESALQHERIDVYYNEASSGKYVPRAVLIDLEPGTMDSVRQSPMGQLFRPDNFVYGQSGAGNNWAKGHYTEGAELIDSVLEVLRKESEGCDCLQGFQLAHSLGGGTGSGLGTLLISKIREEYPDRIMNSFSVVPSPKVSDTVVEPYNATLSIHQLVENTDETFCIDNEALYDICFRTLKLSSPTYGDLNHLVSVTMSGVTTCLRFPGQLNADLRKLAVNMVPFPRLHFFMPGFAPLTAKGSQQYRALTVAELTQQMFDAKNMMTACDPRHGRYLTVACIFRGPMSMKEVDTQMYNVQSKNSSYFVEWIPNNVKVAVCDIPPRGLKMSATFIGNSTAIQEIFKRISEQFTAMFRRKAFLHWYTGEGMDEMEFTEAESNMNDLISEYQQYQEATADDEVEFDDEQGEQEGYESEVQQNGNGE; from the exons TTCTGGGAAATCATCTCCGACGAGCACGGCATCGATCCCAATGGTTACTACCACGGCGAGTCCGCCCTGCAGCACGAGCGGATCGATGTCTACTACAATGAGGCCAGCAGCGGCAAGTACGTGCCGCGAGCGGTGCTCATCGACCTGGAGCCGGGCACCATGGACTCCGTCCGCCAGTCGCCGATGGGCCAGCTCTTCCGGCCGGATAACTTCGTTTACGGACAGTCGGGAGCCG GCAACAACTGGGCCAAGGGCCACTACACAGAGGGCGCCGAGCTGATCGACTCCGTGCTGGAGGTGCTGCGCAAGGAATCCGAGGGCTGCGACTGCCTGCAGGGCTTCCAGCTGGCGCACTCGCTGGGCGGAGGCACTGGCTCCGGCCTGGGCACGCTGCTCATCTCGAAGATTCGCGAGGAGTACCCCGACCGCATCATGAACTCCTTCTCCGTGGTGCCATCGCCCAAG GTATCCGACACTGTCGTGGAGCCGTACAATGCCACGCTGTCCATCCACCAGCTGGTGGAGAACACCGACGAGACCTTCTGCATTGACAACGAGGCTCTCTACGACATCTGCTTCCGCACGCTGAAGCTATCGTCGCCCACCTACGGCGATCTGAACCATCTCGTGTCC GTCACAATGTCCGGAGTGACCACCTGCCTGCGCTTCCCAGGCCAGCTGAACGCTGATCTTCGCAAGCTGGCGGTGAACATGGTGCCCTTCCCGCGTCTGCACTTCTTCATGCCCGGATTTGCTCCGCTGACCGCCAAGGGATCCCAGCAATATCGCGCCCTCACCGTGGCCGAGCTGACCCAGCAGATGTTCGATGCCAAAAACATGATGACCGCCTGTGATCCCCGGCACGGACGCTACCTCACCGTGGCCTGCATCTTCCGGG GACCCATGTCCATGAAGGAGGTGGACACGCAGATGTACAACGTGCAGAGCAAGAACAGCAGCTACTTTGTCGAATGGATTCCCAACAACGTCAAGGTGGCCGTCTGCGACATCCCGCCCCGTGGCCTCAAGATGTCCGCCACCTTCATTGGCAACTCGACCGCCATCCAGGAGATCTTCAAGCGCATCTCCGAGCAGTTCACCGCCATGTTCCGGCGCAAGGCCTTCTTGCACTGGTACACCGGCGAGGGCATGGACGAGATGGAGTTCACCGAGGCCGAGAGCAACATGAACGACCTGATATCCGAGTACCAGCAGTACCAG GAGGCTACCGCCGACGACGAGGTGGAGTTCGATGACGAGCAGGGAGAGCAGGAAGGCTACGAGTCGGAGGTCCAACAGAACGGCAATGGCGAGTAA
- the LOC117144655 gene encoding mucin-5AC-like — protein MKKFCLLLLMAHFVTSSRNLNDILGREEWISIAKKYIKNHKPYKAKIYVPYKPRIVNFTNPFDGDFWDTTTVATNAESTTNPQETTDYFTGEASTTTEKYATEEYTTSAADYSTTESSYVTSTTDILYSTTAAWPEVTSTEAIDATESVAVYSTTEGSTEDSTTETNPDSTEYAESTLIYPDLTTGWQETTTETIQSSTGLQESTTTETIPSTTGWPESTTTLGSEFSEKELMKTTTEIEINSSTTELPESTTESADSTTEPNESTFALSTDQTTTETAETSTEGLFSTTEAQEYTTSLLEIIATTPGVETTTSYLDTVIDSTQEESSTLSTPFGFNLTTTEIIETQVETTTPRQLNFVEDYVRQRPRKLKYSSDTEPELYWY, from the coding sequence ATGAAAAAATTCTGTTTGCTTCTTCTGATGGCGCATTTTGTGACCTCAAGCCGAAATTTAAACGATATTCTCGGTCGCGAGGAGTGGATAAGCATAGCAAAGAAGTATATCAAGAACCACAAGCCCTACAAAGCCAAAATCTACGTACCCTACAAGCCGCGCATCGTAAATTTCACCAATCCATTTGATGGAGATTTTTGGGACACAACCACGGTGGCCACAAATGCAGAATCTACCACCAATCCGCAGGAGACTACTGACTACTTTACTGGTGAAGCATCAACTACTACGGAGAAATATGCCACTGAGGAATATACAACTTCTGCGGCGGACTATTCAACCACCGAATCTAGCTATGTAACTTCAACCACGGATATTTTGTATTCCACTACAGCAGCTTGGCCGGAAGTCACCAGCACAGAAGCTATAGATGCCACAGAATCAGTAGCCGTATATTCCACAACAGAAGGTTCTACAGAAGATTCAACTACAGAAACCAATCCAGACAGTACTGAATATGCTGAATCAACATTAATCTATCCAGATTTAACTACAGGATGGCAAGAAACTACTACAGAAACTATTCAGAGCTCTACAGGATTGCAGGAATCAACAACTACAGAAACTATTCCAAGTACTACGGGATGGCCGGAGTCAACGACAACTTTAGGTTCTGAATTTTCAGAGAAAGAACTAATGAAAACTACCACAGAAATAGAAATCAATTCAAGCACTACTGAATTGCCGGAATCAACGACGGAATCTGCTGATTCTACCACAGAGCCGAACGAATCCACGTTTGCATTATCCACAGATCAAACTACAACTGAAACAGCAGAAACTTCAACAGAAGGATTGTTTTCAACCACAGAAGCCCAAGAATATACTACATCCTTGCTGGAAATCATTGCCACGACTCCGGGCGTGGAAACTACCACGTCGTATCTGGACACCGTGATTGACAGCACCCAGGAGGAAAGTTCTACATTATCAACACCATTTGGATTTAATTTAACAACAACGGAAATAATAGAAACTCAAGTAGAAACTACAACACCAAGGCAATTGAATTTCGTCGAAGATTACGTTCGCCAGAGACCGAGAAAATTGAAGTACTCTTCGGACACGGAGCCGGAACTTTACTGGTACTGA
- the LOC117144649 gene encoding 116 kDa U5 small nuclear ribonucleoprotein component, producing MDSDLYDEFGNYIGPDLDSDEEDDQSIYGQPDVQDDPEDAMDEDEVEPQEDEDKEVTAVVLHEDKRYYPSAVEVYGPDVETIVQEEDAQPLDKPLIEPVKKLKFQIKEQDMQETTYDMEFMADLMDTPPLIRNVALVGHLHHGKTTFVDCLIRQTHPQFETMEERQLRYTDTLFTEQERGCSIKATPVTLVLQDVKQKSYLLNIFDTPGHVNFSDEATAAMRMSDGVVLFIDAAEGVMLNTERLLKHAVQERQAITVCINKIDRLILELKLPPQDAYFKLKHIVEEVNGLLSTYGAPDDNLLVSPILGNVCFASSLYGFCFTLKSFAKLYADTYEGVAYLDFAKRLWGDMYFNSKTRKFSKKQPHNSAQRSFVEFILEPMYKLIAQVVGDVDTTLSDTLAELNVRVSKEEMKSNIRPLLRLVCNRFMGDCSGFVDMCVEHIKSPLENAKRKVDHIYTGPKEGDIYRDMISCNQYGTLMVHSSKMYPNDDCTFFQVLARIVSGTLHAGQEVRVLGENYTLQDEEDSRILQVGRLWVFESRYKVELNRVPAGNWVLIEGIDQCIVKTSTIVDINVPEDLYIFRPLKFNTQSIIKIAVEPVNPSELPKMLDGLRKVNKSYPLLSTRVEESGEHVILGTGELYLDCVMHDLRKMYSEIDIKVADPVVAFCETVVETSSLKCFAETPNKKNKITMISEPLEKGLAEDIENGTVCINWNKKRIGEFFQVNYDWDLLAARSIWAFGPDSTGPNILVDDTLPSEVDKNLLTAVKDSIVQGFQWGTREGPLCEEPIRNVKFKILDGVIANEALHRGGGQIIPTARRVAYSAFLMATPRLMEPYLFVEVQAPADCVSAVYTVLARRRGHVTQDAPVSGSPIYTIKAFIPAIDSFGFETDLRTHTQGQAFCLSVFHHWQIVPGDPLDKSIIIRPLEPQQASHLAREFMIKTRRRKGLSEDVSINKFFDDPMLLELARQDVLVNYPL from the exons ATGGATTCCGATTTGTACGATGAGTTTGGCAACTATATTGGCCCCGATCTAGACAGCGACGAGGAAGATGACCAAAGTATTTACGGGCAACCCGATGTACAGGATGATCCAGAG GACGCCATggacgaggacgaggtggAGCCGCAGGAGGACGAGGACAAGGAGGTGACCGCCGTGGTTTTGCACGAGGATAAACGATACTATCCGTCAGCAGTTGAGGTTTACGGCCCGGATGTGGAGACCATTGTCCAAGAGGAGGACGCCCAGCCGCTGGACAAGCCGCTCATAGAGCCGGTGAAGAAGCTGAAGTTCCAGATCAAGGAGCAGGACATGCAGGAGACCACCTACGACATGGAGTTCATGGCCGATCTCATGGACACTCCGCCGCTCATTCGCAACGTGGCTTTGGTTGGCCACTTGCACCACGGCAAGACCACCTTTGTCGATTGCCTCATCCGGCAGACGCATCCGCAGTTTGAGACCATGGAGGAGCGCCAGCTGCGCTACACGGACACCCTGTTCACGGAACAGGAACGCGGCTGCAGCATCAAGGCCACGCCGGTCACACTTGTCCTGCAGGATGTCAAGCAGAAGAGCTACTTGCTGAACATCTTCGACACCCCGGGGCATGTCAACTTCTCGGACGAGGCCACCGCCGCCATGCGAATGAGCGATGGTGTCGTGCTGTTCATAGATGCCGCCGAGGGCGTCATGCTGAACACGGAGCGGCTGCTCAAGCACGCGGTGCAAGAGCGCCAGGCCATCACCGTTTGCATAAACAAG ATTGATCGCCTCATCCTGGAGCTAAAATTGCCGCCCCAGGACGCCTACTTTAAGCTGAAACACATTGTGGAGGAAGTCAATGGGCTGCTGAG CACCTATGGCGCTCCAGATGACAATCTCTTAGTTTCGCCCATCCTGGGCAACGTGTGCTTCGCCAGCTCGTTGTATGGCTTTTGTTTCACTCTGAAATCCTTTGCCAAGCTGTATGCAGACACCTATGAGGGAGTGGCTTACCTGGACTTTGCCAAGCGGCTCTGGGGCGACATGTACTTCAACAGTAAAAC GCGCAAGTTTTCGAAGAAGCAGCCACACAATTCGGCACAGCGCAGCTTTGTGGAGTTCATTTTGGAGCCCATGTACAAGCTGATAGCCCAGGTGGTTGGCGATGTGGACACCACTTTGTCGGACACTCTGGCCGAGCTAAATGTGCGCGTCTCCAAGGAGGAGATGAAGTCCAACATAAGACCACTGCTGCGTCTCGTCTGTAACCGCTTCATGGGCGACTGCAGCGGCTTTGTGGACATGTGCGTGGAGCACATTAAATCCCCACTGGAAAATGCCAAGCGCAAGGTGGACCACATTTACACTGGACCCAAAGAGGGTGACATTTACCGGGATATGATTTCATGCAACCAATACGGCACTCTGATGGTGCACAGCTCCAAGATGTATCCCAACGATGACTGTACCTTCTTCCAAGTGCTGGCGAGAATTGTATCTGGTACCCTACACGCTGGCCAGGAGGTGCGTGTCCTGGGAGAGAACTACACCCTGCAGGATGAGGAGGACTCTCGCATTCTGCAAGTGGGTCGTCTGTGGGTATTTGAGTCTCGATACAAGGTGGAGTTAAATCGAGTACCCGCCGGAAATTGGGTGCTCATCGAAGGCATCGATCAGTGTATCGTCAAGACCTCCACCATTGTGGATATCAATGTTCCAGAAGACCTCTACATATTCCGGCCACTGAAGTTCAACACCCAGAGCATTATCAAGATTGCTGTGGAGCCAGTGAATCCATCCGAGCTTCCCAAGATGTTGGATGGCCTCCGCAAGGTGAACAAATCCTATCCACTCCTCTCGACTCGAGTTGAAGAATCCGGCGAGCATGTTATTCTGGGCACTGGCGAGCTGTACTTGGATTGTGTCATGCACGATCTGCGTAAGATGTACTCGGAGATTGACATCAAAGTGGCGGATCCTGTGGTGGCTTTCTGCGAAACAGTTGTGGAAACGAGTTCGCTGAAATGTTTTGCCGAGACGCCGaataagaaaaacaaaataaccATGATCTCGGAGCCACTGGAGAAGGGACTGGCCGAGGACATTGAGAACGGAACCGTCTGCATAAACTGGAACAAAAAGCGCATCGGCGAGTTCTTCCAGGTCAACTACGATTGGGATCTGCTTGCGGCGCGTTCCATTTGGGCCTTCGGTCCTGACTCCACGGGTCCCAATATCCTGGTCGACGACACCCTGCCCTCGGAAGTGGACAAGAACCTGCTGACCGCGGTTAAGGATTCGATTGTGCAGGGCTTCCAATGGGGAACGAGAGAAGGACCGCTGTGCGAGGAGCCAATCCGTAATGTCAAGTTTAAGATTCTCGATGGCGTCATCGCCAACGAGGCGTTGCATCGAGGCGGTGGACAGATCATTCCAACAGCCCGTCGAGTGGCATACTCGGCGTTTTTGATGGCCACCCCACGTCTGATGGAACCGTATCTGTTTGTGGAGGTTCAGGCGCCGGCAGATTGTGTATCCGCTGTTTATACTGTGCTGGCTAGGCGCAG AGGCCACGTAACGCAGGATGCTCCCGTGTCGGGTTCTCCCATCTATACGATCAAAGCCTTCATACCCGCCATTGATTCCTTTGGATTTGAGACGGATCTCCGCACGCACACCCAGGGCCAGGCCTTCTGCCTTTCGGTGTTCCATCACTGGCAGATAGTGCCTGGCGATCCCCTGGACAAGAGCATCATAATCCGGCCTCTGGAGCCGCAGCAAGCGTCCCATTTGGCCCGAGAGTTTATGATCAAGACGCGCCGCAGGAAGGGTCTGTCCGAGGACGTGTCCATCAACAAATTCTTCGACGATCCCATGTTGCTGGAGCTGGCGCGCCAGGACGTGCTGGTCAACTATCCCCTTTAG